The following are from one region of the Lepeophtheirus salmonis chromosome 8, UVic_Lsal_1.4, whole genome shotgun sequence genome:
- the LOC121123598 gene encoding uncharacterized protein encodes MSTSSPSLSRQNRRKSSIVDPVEMDQPPLMEKTWGNAILKAVLSFIGLFVLLSLYIGLGAYLFVWIEGPLEEERYQDMMKKGQEVDLNIDFISQYLTRLNYDLKDSNFNCYDRIMASPYRGPRTQFANSKCLRFTVEEMMINGTDPFCQCLYNYKKTFEISASRMIKQFTWLIVKAINEHDYAIDINNTYIWNWDWTYPNSLLFTMTTLTLIGYGHIAPSTEMSQMTLMIYVVLGLPIMMLFLGNIGGSLAEVTKFIYSRCCCRWCRVRRKVEEEEEPLVSLRKDVYGMEDYMPSNEVLVPIVITLLLMSLYIVAGAAVYSSWEGWSLMDASYFSFITLTTIGFGDFVPGKSFLSEDSDLFKIFRILFTSLYCLIGLALISTGLSLMQEHIVNKTQWAASKLGLRDDEEGLGNEDKIIISLSVGAKETPGFDSRNEKKKKSYFDFDDVITNP; translated from the exons ATGTCCACATCAAGTCCGTCTCTTTCAAGACAG AATCGTAGAAAGTCTTCTATTGTTGATCCAGTAGAAATGGATCAACCACCCCTGATGGAAAAAACATGGGGAAATGCCATTTTAAAGGCTGTTCTTTCTTTTATTGGCCTCTTCGTTCTACTCTCTCTATATATCGGACTAG GagcatatttatttgtatggaTTGAGGGCCCTTTGGAGGAGGAACGATATCAGGATATGATGAAAAAAGGCCAAGAAGTcgatttaaatatagatttcatTTCCCAGTATCTAACCCGATTGAACTATGATTTGAAAGACTCAAACTTCAACTGCTATGATAGAATAATGGCCTCCCCTTACAGGGGACCAAGGACGCAGTTTGCAAACTCAAAATGTTTACGTTTTACAGTAGAAGAGATGATGATCAATGGAACAGACCCTTTTTGCCAATGTCtttataactacaaaaaaacatttgaaataagt GCCTCCAGAATGATCAAACAGTTTACATGGCTAATTGTTAAAGCAATCAATGAACATGACTACGCCATTGATATCAACAATACTTATATATGGAATTGGGACTGGACTTATCCCAATTCCTTACTCTTCACCATGACGACTCTAACTTTGATTG gCTATGGACACATTGCTCCCTCTACTGAAATGAGTCAAATGACCCTCATGATCTATGTGGTTCTTGGTCTCCCCATCATGATGTTGTTTTTAGGCAACATTGGAGGATCACTAGCAGAGGTGACTAAATTCATTTATAGTCGTTGTTGCTGCCGTTGGTGTCGTGTGAGGCGGAAAGTAGAGGAAGAAGAGGAGCCACTTGTGTCATTGAGGAAGGATGTGTATGGGATGGAGGATTATATGCCGAGTAATGAG GTTTTGGTTCCTATTGTCATAACTTTGTTGCTGATGTCCCTCTATATTGTGGCTGGAGCGGCTGTTTATTCCTCTTGGGAAGGTTGGTCCCTAATGGATGCCTcctatttttccttcattacaTTAACCACCATTGGATTCGGGGACTTTGTTCCTGGTAAAAG CTTTTTATCTGAAGACAgtgatttattcaaaatatttcgaATTCTATTTACGTCGTTATATTGTCTAATTG GCCTGGCTCTCATATCCACTGGTCTCAGTCTCATGCAAGagcatattgtaaataaaacacAATGGGCAGCATCAAAACTAGGTCTTAGAGATGACGAAGAAGGATTGGGTAATGAggataaaattatcatatcCTTGTCTGTTGGCGCCAAAGAAACGCCTGGATTTGACTCCAGAAacgagaagaaaaagaaatcgtACTTTGACTTTGATGACGTTATCACGAACCCTTAA